One segment of Alnus glutinosa chromosome 2, dhAlnGlut1.1, whole genome shotgun sequence DNA contains the following:
- the LOC133861345 gene encoding tricyclene synthase TPS4, chloroplastic-like, producing MITNENADLLETLELIDDIQRLGLGYRFVRDITRALDNFASSKCCNEGIEKSLHATALSFRLLRQQGYHVSQDVFNSFKDHNGNFKECLRKDVKGMLGLYEASYLAFEGENVLEEAMAFTRMHLKELKGDVSKSMAEQVNHALEVPLHRRMLRLEARWYIEAYNKREGANSLLLELAKLDFNIVQSVFQRELQDMSRWWEEMGLANNLSFTRDRLVECFFWTVGIASEPQLSNLRKGLTKVAALVTTIDDVYDIYGTLDELELFTDAVERWDVSALKNLPHYMKLCFLALYNTVNEMVYDTLKEKGENILPYLTKAWADLCKAFLQEAKWCHNKDMPIFKDYIDNGWVSVSGVVFLVHAYFFLNQKFTKEALEGLEKHHDLLCWPSIIFRLCNDLSTSAGELKRGETANSIHCYMRETGVSEEVAEKHIRNMIDRTWKKMNEERVVDSPFGEGLVVTAINLARIAQCTYQYGDGHGAPDVKAKNRIVLVIIEPV from the exons ATGATTACTAATGAAAATGCGGACCTATTGGAAACACTTGAACTGATTGATGATATTCAACGATTAGGTTTGGGATACCGATTTGTGAGGGACATAACAAGAGCCCTTGACAACTTCGCATCTTCAAAATGCTGTAATGAAGGAATTGAGAAGAGTCTCCATGCTACTGCTCTAAGCTTTAGGCTCCTTAGACAACAAGGATATCATGTCTCTcaag ATGTATTTAACAGTTTCAAGGACCATAATGGCAATTTCAAGGAATGCCTTAGAAAGGATGTCAAAGGAATGTTGGGTCTATATGAAGCTTCTTATCTTGCTTTTGAAGGAGAAAACGTCTTGGAAGAGGCCATGGCATTCACAAGAATGCATCTCAAGGAACTCAAAGGAGATGTGAGCAAAAGCATGGCAGAACAAGTTAATCATGCATTGGAGGTTCCATTGCACCGTAGAATGCTAAGGCTAGAAGCTCGGTGGTATATTGAGGCATACAATAAGAGGGAAGGTGCAAATTCTCTTCTACTTGAACTTGCAAAGTTGGATTTTAACATAGTGCAGTCGGTGTTTCAAAGAGAACTTCAAGATATGTCAAG GTGGTGGGAAGAAATGGGTCTGGCAAACAACTTGAGCTTCACTAGAGATAGACTGGTGGAATGCTTCTTTTGGACAGTTGGAATAGCCTCTGAACCTCAATTAAGTAATCTTCGTAAAGGGTTAACAAAAGTGGCTGCTCTTGTAACCACCATTGacgatgtctatgatatttaTGGTACCTTGGACGAACTAGAGCTGTTTACAGATGCTGTTGAAAG ATGGGATGTTAGTGCCTTGAAAAATCTTCCACACTATATGAAGTTATGCTTCTTAGCTCTCTACAACACTGTTAATGAGATGGTATATGACACTCTTaaggagaaaggagaaaacATCCTTCCATACCTAACAAAAGCG TGGGCTGATCTTTGCAAAGCATTCCTACAAGAAGCAAAGTGGTGTCACAACAAAGATATGCCAATCTTTAAAGACTATATTGACAATGGCTGGGTATCCGTTTCGGGGGTGGTCTTCCTTGTTCATGCTTATTTTTTCTTGAATCAAAAGTTCACAAAGGAAGCACTTGAGGGCTTAGAAAAACACCACGACCTTTTGTGTTGGCCATCAATTATTTTTCGACTTTGCAATGATTTGAGTACTTCAGCG GGAGAGTTGAAGAGAGGTGAAACTGCAAATTCAATCCATTGCTACATGCGTGAAACTGGTGTTTCTGAGGAAGTTGCTGAGAAACACATCCGTAACATGATTGATAGGACTTGGAAAAAGATGAATGAAGAGCGAGTAGTTGATTCTCCATTTGGAGAAGGTTTAGTGGTAACAGCAATCAACCTTGCTCGGATTGCCCAATGCACATACCAATACGGCGATGGGCACGGAGCCCCAGACGTTAAAGCAAAAAATCGAATCGTATTAGTGATAATAGAGCCTGTTTAA